From Daucus carota subsp. sativus chromosome 6, DH1 v3.0, whole genome shotgun sequence:
acaaaaacatgtacataatgacatgtggtggattttaattggatgaccccctgcatttacaccaaccaccccaattaaaatccaccacatcacttgccacatcattatgtacaaaaattctgtacacaattatgtgcacctaacACCACTCGTTTTTTAATATACGAATgtttttttgacacatatttttaagtgttttgactgaatagttaaaagtattatttttgaaattttgtttttctaaataaaaatatgtaatcaaaattccaattaaaaaaatcaattaaaaataataatttatactaTCCGGTCAAGACACCTAAAGATACGCGTCGAACTCGTCatgtaaaaaaacaaaagaagtagtatagtttcaataaaatatgAACCTTATCCGCAGCTAAACtaaattaattcatatattCCGGTGGTTAGGGAAACCTGAGATGTGAGATGTGTTGCAGACAcccttttaaataattttaatctttgATTATTGTTGATTACTAATTAtacaagaaatatatatatatagccggTGCCAACTAATCATCTACCCGTTTCTATTTGAAGGACTGTGTGGTTGGTGCAACTGAAGAATCCTAACGTTGGGCATAATCATAAAGATTAAATAGGATATGTATATGCAATCATGCGCACAGTCAATACCTGAAAATGCAAGCTGGGGAAGACCCTATCTCCCATAGATCGGAAAGAAGAGGCATTTATCAAGATAATTTTTATCATCAAGCTCTAGTTTATTTAGAGCCTCGGATAGTAAACCCTTGTCATCTTTGAGTGCAGATATCTGAACTACAACTTCTTCGCCTCCAACTGAACTGATTATGACTGCAGCTGATGAACTTGTTTCATTTCTCTCCGCTTTTCTTCTCTTCCCGACATGATAGTCCTCGTGATCTTCAATTCTCTCTGCCTAGACAATCTCGACAATAACTCTTCTTTCTTCTGAACCAAATTCTCCACTTCTTTTTGTAGTTCACACATGCTATTTCACCACACATGCTACTGTCGCTGCAATGCTTAGTATTTTCTGTATATTACAACACGagaaattagtaaaaaaatagaaaatagttTTGTCGAAGCCAGAGAAAACTAGGGAGACAGATGAATAGATATTGTAGATACCATTCGATCAGCATCCGGAGGGAGTAAAAAAGGAGAGGAATACAAGTTGTTAATCTTCTTTCGACGATCTCGCTTGCTTGCATTATGACTAAGTTTCTTGATTACAACTCCATCGTGTCAATGTCATTGCCAGCTGGTTCGTAATTCGTCGATTGTGGAGAAGGAATGACCCGAAACGAAGTATCTATAGAGTCGATATTCCCGAAGAAAGTACTGTTTCGATCAtggctaagagcatctccaagaggcttTTCATTTAGGCTACTAACTtaagatttgaggagggagagacAAATTGTTGCTCCAAAAGACTCTTaatagcatctccaatggtgctcctaaatcattccttaaacaataatatataatgtggctcctagtaagttaatacactGGAAAACGTGAGAACTCCAATACTACTCTTTATACTTGGCtccttattcacattttatatttattttatataaatgagaggaaaaagttaactaaaagagagaaAAGATTGAAtggaaattaatataatattgagttaagagctactagatactctttaaaagaaaggagagagagtaggctcctaaatttctaaagagcatctaggagcccattggagcactaatttttgatttgctcctaaattttagacttaggagcttgtttagagagtcctttggagttgctctaagtggctcttaaatcactaagagcctcttgtttctctctcctctctcctcaaagttaagagccaccactgTTAAGGAATAGTGGCCTTGCTGGAGTCTGTTTGTTACACTGTCCTTGTTTGTTATTTCTGTCATTTGTCCACTAGTCTTGTCCTATGGTACCGTTACTTTTGTTTCCTAGTATGTTTACCTAAATAGCAAGCTGTGTGACAGCTATGCTGGGCTATATAACCTTGTATGCAAAACTCTTAATGATTAAGAAAGGAATATATTTTATCACCTCTGTTTTGAGCTCTCAGCTCTTCTTCTCTGCATTTCAGTTTCTAAACCATTTTCAGAGCTAAACTTATAAAGCTcatcatggtatcagagccaggttcttAAAAGAACTGATCTGCAGTCATTTTTTATCATTCATTCCTTTTCTTCACTGATCTCATAAACCAGACCTTATAACTCTCTTTTTATACCCTTTATTTCAAGATCTTCTTCCAACAATGGCAAACGGAAGAGTATCTATCCAAGATATGTTAAACCCACTTTTCTTGCACCCATCTGATAGTGCAACATCGATCCAAGTTGATAAATTACAAGGATCTGGAGATTACAGGGCATGGAAAAGAACCATGGAGATTAATCTGGCTTCAAAGCGAAAGCTAGGATTTGCTACTGGTACAGTACCAGTTCCAGTTGATGATGAACAAAAGGCAGAGCTCTGGGAGACCTGCAATAATATGGTAATAGCATGGATTACCTCCAATCTATCTCCTACTATTCGTAGATCTGTTATGTATATGACCACTGCACATGAAATTTGGCTTAATCTTGAAAAGCGATTTTCTGTTACTAACGGATCTCGGAAATATAAGTTGAATAGAGAACTGTACGAAATCAAACAAAATCATATGAGTGTTAATGATTATTACACTATGATGAAATCTTTGTGGGAAGAACTTGATTCTATAAATATGTTACCTGCTGTTAACTCACCCAGTGCAGAAGTTGTAAAACTCCTCACTGTTATTGATGCTCAAAGGGAAGAGTCCAagctttttcaatttttaaatggTGTTGATGAAAGCTATAACCCACAGAGGAGCCACCTGTTGATGCTCACTCCACTGCCCACCGTTGAGATTGCATGTGCTGCTTTGATGCAAGAGGAGGCACAGCGTGACATTCTTCAGTCGTCTGTTAAAACTGAAGACCCTGTCTCTGCTTTATATGGTAAAGCCATTTTTAAACCTTCAAACCCTGATCGCCCAACGCTTAATTGCACTGCCTGTGGGGGCCGTGGACACAGCGGTGAAAGGTGTTGGACAGTTGTGGGATACCCACCTTGGCACACAAAACACAACCCAAACAAACCCTCTCCCAAACAACCAAACACAAAACCCAAACAACCAAACAAATGGACCTCTAACCCTCAAACACACAGAATGGCAGCTACATCTCAAGTTGTAGAAACAACTCAACTCCCAACAACCTTCTCCCCACAACAACTTGCACAACTAGCCCAACCTCTCCCACAATTACAACTGAACACACCCCAACTGTCTGAAACAGATGATGAACTAGAGCATTTCTCAGGAATGATTACTTCCCTCCAAACCTCCACAACACCCCAAGAATGGATAATCGATAGTGGAGCCTCCGATCACATGACCCCTTGTCTTAATCACCTGCACTCTGTTCAGACTCTTCCCACACCTGTCCACACAAACCTGCCCAATGGTGCTCAAGCTCAAATAACACACATGGGCACAGCCGACCTGGATACTGGTTTGCAGCTGCAAAAAGTCCTTTATGTACCCAACTTCAAGCATAGTCTCCTGTCTGTTCAGAAAATGGTCAAAGACTCGAAATGTCTTTTTCAGTTCTTTCCAACCCATTGTTTGCTTATCGACTCTGTTTCTGGCTCTGTGATTGGGGTGGGTGAAGCTCGGATCGGGTTATACTACTTGACAAATCATAAGACAAGGCAACTACCATCAAACTGGTTTGCTCCAGCCAGTGTTTCACTCAATGCTGCCTCAACCGTGTCCATGGAAGTCTGGCACCATAGACTTGGTCACGCTCCAGTGTCCAACATCAAGCGTATTCCGCAGTTCTCAACCCTTGAATCTGAACCCGATAAGGTATGCATCTCTTGCCCCCTGGCTAAATTCACACATTTGCCATACACTTTAAGTGTTTCGCATGCTGTGTCACCATTTAATCTTCTGCATATTGACATTTGGGGTCCGTATAAGGTGTTTACTAaaggaaaatttaaatatttcctAACGATTGTCGATGATCATACACGATACACTTGGGTGTACCTCTTGCAACAGAAATCTGATGCTTTGCAGACCTTGGAAACCTTCTTTCTATATGCAAAAAAACATTTTGAGGCTGTCTTTAAGGTGCTCCGCTCAGACAATGCTCTGGAATTTGACACATCACAGTGTCAACAATTCTTTAACAGCCATGGGATTCTTCATGAGACTTCGTGCGCCTATCGACCTCAGCAAAATGCCCGGGTCGAAAGGAAGCATCGCCACATCTTAGAAGTTGCTCGTTCTTTGCGATTTCAGGCTAATTTGCCTTTGGAATTCTGGGGTGACTGCGTATTAACAGCAGTCTATTTGATTAACAGACTCCCATCAACTGTTCTACAGTACAAAACCCCTTATACAGCTTTGTACAAATCAACTCCAGACTATGAAGAATTACGAGTTTTCGGATGCCTCGCCTTTGCCACTAACCCAACTGTCTCAGGAGATAAATTCTCCAGAAGGGGAGTTCCATGCGCTTTTATGGGTTACCCTCCACTCAAAAAGGGGTACAAGCTTCTTAACCTCACAACAATGCAGCCCTTCATTTCTCGCGATGTCAAATTCGTGGAAACAGTGTTCCCTTTCCATCCTAACTCTACCTCCTCATATATGCAACCTCTTCCACCCCAAACCATCCCCACTCCACCTCCTATTATCTCCGATGATGATTATGAATTCACCCCTACACCTCAAAACAATCCACCTTCTCCCATACAAACACCATCACCTACATCCTCATCACCCTCATCACCCCCATCTGAACCAGTTAACTTATCTCCTGTTGTTCGTAGAAGCACCAGAACTCACCTTCCCCCTAAATGGCAGAATGATTTCATCACTCATACCTCTCACATCTCAAATTTGACCGATACAGAGGTCGCCCCTGCTTTTAACAGTTTCATGACAAACCTTACGGCTGCCACAGACCCTGTTCATTTCAAGCATGCTGTTAAATCTCCAGAATGGATCACAGCTATGAACCTAGAGTTGGATGCCCTTGAACGAAACAACACGTGGATAATCACCACTCTTCCACCAAACAAGACAGCCATCACCTGCAAATGGGTCTTCAAATCCAAGTTCAACCCGGATGGTACTCTAGAACGCCATAAAGCTCGCCTTGTCATTATGGGCTGCAAACAGAAACCTGGGGAAGATTACGAtcagacctttgccccagtagCTAAACTCACTACTGTGCGGACTCTACTTGCTGTTGCAGCCATGGAAGACTGGATTACCATCCATATGGATGTCTCAAACGCATTCCTCCATGGTGACTTGTTGGAAGAAATCTACATGAAACTTCCTCCAGGGTATACACACTATGGGTGTAGAATGGACTCGACTTATGCCACTACTGTTCCCACACCAGACTCTACACTCGTCTGCAAATTGACAAAAACTCTGTACGGATTGAAACAATCGGCTCGACTCTGGTTTCATAAACTTACTTCCACACTTTTGCAGGATGACTTCCTTCAATCCAAAGCGGACTACAGCCTCTTTACCAAAACCAGTGCCACCACAATTACTAATATCCTCATTTATGTTGATGACCTGATGATATGTGGTAATAGTGCAACAGAGATTGATAAGCTCAAATCAATGCTCTCCTCTCACTTTCATATGAAGGACCTGGGCACCCTTCGTTATTTTCTTGGCATCGAAATTGACCGAACACCAGCTGGTTTCTTCATCTCCCAAGCCAAATACACACTTGACCTGCTGAAAGAATATGGTATGATCAATGCTAAACCTCTGAAGCTCCCCATGGATTCTCACCTTAAACTTACACAAGATAAAGGTGATCTATTGTCCGACCCCTCCCCTTACCAACGCCTTGTAGGGAAACTAATCTACTTCACAATTACTCGTCCTGATGTGTCCTTCACTGTGCAACTACTCAGCCAGTTTATGCACCAGCCGACCACTGTTCACATGCAGGCTGGTAAACGCCTCCTTCGATATCTGTGTGGTTCCCCTCGCCAAGGCCTCCTCTTAGCATCATCCTCAGCCGCTGAACTGACCGCTTTTTGTGATAGCGACTGGGCTGGATGCCCCATAACCAGGAAATCCACTACTGGATACTGTGTGTTCTTGGGATCATCACCTATCTCCTGGAAATCCAAAAAGCAGTCTGTGATTGCCCGTTCTTCTGCCGAAGCCGAATACCGTGCCATGGCCCACCTGTGAAGTCACTTGGCTTGCTGCTCTACTTAAAGATTTGGGTTTCAAAAAGCTTCCGCCGACCATTCTCAAATGTGATAATCAGGCTGCCTTAGCAATTGCAGCCAACCCTGTTCTACACGAGAAAACCAAACACATAGAGATCGATTGCCATTTTGTGCGAGACAAGATCAAAGACGGCACCATTGTTACTGCTCATGTACCATCCAAAGACCAGGTTGCTGATATTCTGACTAAGATCCTACCAGTCCAACAACATCAGCACATGCTCACCAAACTTGGAGCTACTCATCACAGTTCTCGCTCCACAGTTTGAAGGGGAGTGTTAAGGAATAGTGGCCTTGTTGTGGTCCTAGAGTCTGTTTGTTACACTGTCCTTGTTTGTTATTTCTGTCATTTGTCCACTAGTCTTGTCCTATGGTACCGTTACTTTTGTTTCCTAGTATGTTTACCTAAATAGCAAGCTGTGTGACAGCTATGCTGGGCTATATAACCTTGTATGCAAAACTCTTAATGATTAAGAAAGGAATATATTTTATCGCCTCTGTTTTGAGCTCTCAGCTCTTCTTCTCTGCATTTCAGTTTCTAAACCATTTTCAGAGCTAAACTTATAAAGCTCATCAACCACatggctcttaacttattttttcaaaataaaaaaatccttccccccaattcacctccatctttccctctcttttgttatagtggagcccaatatatgaataaaatataaaatagagaagagatgtagatgatattgttggagtttacactcttaactttgtcctaaattactaagagccacattttttatattatatttaggagtcaAGAAGgaggctattggagatgctctaataagcttgtgattttttatttttttttgctaaataataaGCTTGTGATTTTGATGCTTAGGATATATGAGATGCT
This genomic window contains:
- the LOC108226845 gene encoding transcription factor ORG2-like; this translates as HDGVVIKKLSHNASKRDRRKKINNLYSSPFLLPPDADRMVSTISIHLSPYMCELQKEVENLVQKKEELLSRLSRQRELKITRTIMSGREEKRREMKQVHQLQS